The segment CGACATGAACCAGCTGATCGACGTTCACGGCTGGATGCCGGGCGATATCATCGGCACCTATAGCGCGATCGCCCACCTGTGTCTGTTTGCCATCGTCGCCGTCTACGGCTACACCCTGTTTCGCCAGCACCGCGAAACGTTTATCGCCTTGGGCAAACAATGGCTGCCCTAGCCATAGACCCTAGGGTGCTTCATTAAAGTTGATGGAGATCATTGGCTATCCCCAAAAGAGCCCTGGGGTTGGCGCTACTGTAGAGCTTGCTCAAACTCACGCAGGGCAAGGCTCGAACCAAACTGCCAAGCTCGTTTAACGTAGACTGGGAGCAAGTCTGCTACAGGAATGTCTGGAAAAACCTGGCTCTCATTCTGTTTTAGGTAGCGACCTGCAACAAAACGATAAATCATTAATTGACCCGCCTTATAAATCCATACTTCAGGTATGGCAAAGGGCACATAGTCTTCGATACGAGTAATAGAGGTAAGGTCTGTTTCGAGAGCCAGATCGGGCGGTGGATCAAAATCTAAATCTAAGCGAGGTTTACCTAGCACCGCCTGCCGATTTTGAATGTAGAACGAGGCGTCGGGCTCTACCCCAGACACACCACTTTTACGCAGGGTCATTACTCCGTAACCTTGCCAGTCTTGACCTGTCTTGCGCAGCAGTACTTTGACCAGGTCAGACAGACTATCGGCCTGGTTGCCGTGTTCGGGTAGAGGGGCCATGAGCAGAATTTGGTTGTCTCGAAAGCGCAGGCGCAGGGCAGCGCGATCGCCCAAGCGATCCAGCAACGCCTCGTACTCCGCATAGGTCGCGGGAAACTCGATCCGCGTGCCCGCAGGTAGGTCTAGGATGTCTGGAGTAATGGTTGGCAGCATGGGGCCAGGGGCAGTTTAGGTTTTGGATTGGCGATTTTGGCTAAGGGATATGATCAACTCCATCGTAGGCGGTTGTTAGACTTAGCGGTGCCACTCGGTGATGCCGCCGGGCTTGTCGATCAGGGTGATGCCTGCGGCCTGGAGCAGATCGCGGATGCGATCGCCCTCGGCAAAATTCTTCGCCGCCCGCGCCTCGCGCCGCTGGGCCAGCAGCGCCTCGATCGCGTCATCCGCCAGCCCGTTCTGGGGGGCACTCTCTACTTCAGGCTGCGCCTCTAAGCCCAGCACCTGGGCCAGGCAGACCAAAGTTTGCCACTGCTGGCGCAGGGTGGCACTGTCGCGATCGGCCTCCCCCGTGTGGGTGATGACATTGCCCGCTCGGCGCAGGTCTTTGGCCAGGTCAAACAGCACCGCCAGGCCGCCAGCGGTGTTAAAGTCGTCATCCATGGCGGTTTGAAATGCCTGAACGGGTTCGCTGTCCCGGTCAATCCGCATGGCCGCCGGATCCCCGAAGGCCGTATCTGAGGCATCGGCCCAGCCCAGCCTGGCCCCAAACTGGTGGCCAAACCGCAGCCCGTCTTTGAGGGTGCCCCAGCTGGTCTGGGCGGCGGCGATCGCCTCATCGGTAAAATCCACTGGCTTGCGGTAGCTGCCCTGGAGCAAAAACAGCCGCACCGCCATCGGGTCAGGGGCATTGGCTCCATCCAGCAGATCGCGGATGGTGGTGAAGTTGCCCAGGGATTTCGACATCTTCTCGCCGCCCACATTTACCATGCCGTTGTGCATCCAGTAGCGGGATAGGGGATGGCCGGTGGCCGCCTCCGACTGGGCAATTTCATTCTCGTGGTGGGGAAACACCAGGTCGCTGCCGCCCAAATGGATGTCAATGGTGGCCCCAAAGCGTTCGCGAATCATGGCCGAGCACTCAATGTGCCACCCCGGTCGCCCCGGCCCCCAGGGCGATTCCCAAAAGGGTTCACCGTCCTTCGCCCCTTTCCACAGGGCAAAGTCAAAGGGGTCTTGTTTGATAGACTCTTCCGCCGCTACCCGACCGCTGGCCCCAGCCTGCATGTCGTCGAGCTTGCGGCCCGAGAGCTTGCCATAGCCGTCGAACTTGCGGACAGAATAGTATACGTCGCCGTTGGCGGGGTAGGCGTAGCCCTTGGTTTCCAGTTCGCCAATCAGCCGCTGAATGCCGTCCAGGGTTTTGGTGGCGTAGGTGTACTCGTCGGCCTCCATCACGTTCAGGCGGGCGATGTCCTCCAGGTACGCCTGGGTGTAGCGTTCGGCCACCGTCTGCATGGTGGAGTGCTCAGTCTTGGCCCGGTTGAGAATTTTGTCGTCGATGTCGGTGAAGTTTTGCACGTAGTGGACGGCGTAGCCCCGCCACAGCAGGTAGCGCCGCACCGTGTCCCAGGCCACGTAGCAGCGGGCGTGGCCCAGGTGGGAGTAGTCGTATACCGTGACGCCGCAGCAGTAGATCTTCACCCGGCCCGGCTCTAGGGTTTCAAAGGCTTCTTTCTGACGGGTCAGGGTGTTGTAGAGAACGACGCTCATGGCAGGGGCGCGCAAAATGCCCATTATAGAAGCAAAAAGGACGCTAACGGAACGATGCCATTTTTAGAATGCCTCGCACGGAAGCATGTCTTCGGGACGCAGCGCATTCCTATAGGTTGAGGGATTGGTTTGGTTCGGCTCACCCTGTAGACTCAGAGGTGACGGTATTGATTTAAATGCATTGGGAGCCATGGTTAGTCGATCGCGCCTGTGTCGGATGTTTGTAGCCACGCTGATGGTGCTGACCCTGTGTCTCGGCTGGGGCACTGCGGCCCAGGCCACCAGCTACGATCGCCAAAATCTCAGACAGTCTGACTGGTCCCACCAAGACCTGCGCGGCAACGACTACACCCGAGCCGATATGGCCGACGCCGACATGAGCCACACGAACCTGCGCGGCGTGCGTCTGTTTGATACCACCCTGGCCCGCGCCAATATGGAAGGGGCCGATATGACCGGGGCCACCCTAGATGGGGCGCGCTTTGTTCAGGCTAACCTCACCAACGCCATCTTGGCGGGGGCCTACGCCTTCGGCACTGACTTTCGTGAGGCGATCATAGACGGGGCCGACTTTACCGACGTGCTGCTCGATCCCAAGGTCAACAAAATGCTCTGCGACGTGGCCCAGGGCATTAACCCAGTGACGGGACGCAAGACCAGGGATACCCTCTACTGCCCGTAGAAGCAGTGTCAGCTGATGTCATGGTTCCGATTTGTTCTGAGCAGCAGGGTTTTGCCCTAGTACTGCCTGGCAGAAACATGGCTACCGTTGCCGAGGGTGTCAGGTCGCGGATGTCAGGTCTTGGGTGTCAGGTCTCGGGTGCCAGGTGTCAGGAATGGTTGGCTGACTTATGCCTTAGGGTACTAGCCTGGCTGCTAAGTCTTTAACCATAGATTCATTGAGGGCTCTGTCGAGGGTTATAGCCTCTTGAACCAGCGTTTCAGGTTCGGAAAAAGCCCCCGATTTCGGTTGAAATCAGGGGCTTAAAGCTTAACTCTAGGCCATCAGGGACAGCACAAACTAGGCCGCCACAGGTTCAGCTGAGTTGATAGTGACAACCAGGTCGTTGAAGTCGAAGTCGGTTAGGTCTTCGAAGCCCCAAACGTTGCCCCGGCGCTCAATGCGAGACTGCCCCAGGGCCGCATCGTCGATCGTGACCAGGTTTTCGGGATCACCCTGAACCAGCAACGCTGGCGCGTAGTAGGTGCCCCCCGCCAGCACTATGGATTGATTGACCACACTGAGGTTGTCGAGGGTGAAGCCGTCTGTCTCGAGGAGGCTCGCGGCCACGGCTGCTTCATAGCCAGCTTCACCCGGTAGCAGCCCGTCCACAGCGCCCCGAGCGTCGGTCTCGTAGAACTTCAGGATGTTGTCATAGGCGGCTTCGCGAGTCAGGGTCGCATTTACGGCCACATCCCCATCGAACCCGGTCAGGTCAACTAGCTCGCCAACCGCGCTCCCGGCCAGCCCGGCGACCCCCAAGCGTGGGTCGAGGGCCAGGGGGGTCTCTAGCTGAAGCTGAATGATCTCGTTGTTGTCAATGTCGGACCCCCGTCCGATGGAGAAGGGGTAGTTGTTGTCGTTGGCGACCAGTAGGGTATTCGCGTCGAGCACCAGCAGGTTTTCGATGGTGACAAAGGGAAACGCAAAGGTGGTTAAACCATCGCCGTTTAGATCTGCTGGGTCGCTGATGTGCAGTAGATCCACTACTTCTGTTTTGCTGACAAAGCCCTGAACGTCTATCTGGGAGAAGTCAACCTTGAAGATCTTTTTGAACTCAGCAGCCTGCCCCTGGTTGTTGTCGCGCTCGATGACGAGGAACTCGCTGGCATTGATGGGAGTAAAATCTCCGATCGCATGGGTGACCGACTCCATTTGGTAGAGGCCCACCAGACCCTCAAAAGCCGCGCTGGCGACATCAAACTCATAGATGCGCAGCGAGCCAGCGGGGTCACCGACCACCGTGCCCTCCAGCATGGGGTAGAGGGTAGCGCGATCGGGGCTGAAGGCCATGCCCTCGAACCCGCGCGAGGTACCCAGGTTGGCCACGGCAGGCTCGGCAATGAAGGTGCTGCGGGCGGTGAACCCGGTGCCGGGGAAATCGGTGAAAAAGCCGTCTACCCCCAGCTCAATGAACTGTTTGTACTCATTGAGCGGATCGCCTGCGTAGCTGTCGGGGAGAAAGAAGCTCTCATTGCGCAGGGTATAGAGGTGAACCAGGAGCCCGGCAGCATGGGCGTCTTGGATCAGGGTGGTGGGGGTGCCGGTGACGCGATCGCCATCGCTGATCACCCCGTCGCCGTTCAGGTCATCGGGCTGACCATTGCCATCGGCATCCACCGTGCTCAGCGGCACAATGCGCTGTTTGTTGGGGCCAATGCCAGCGGCATAGCCAGCAATTTCGGCCAGCCCTGTGGGGGTAGACAGGTCGGTGTAGGTGCGGGGGTCGCCAGCCACCACAAAGTCGTAGGGCTGCCCTGAGCCGCCAAACAGCTGCACCAGGGGA is part of the Nodosilinea sp. PGN35 genome and harbors:
- a CDS encoding Uma2 family endonuclease; amino-acid sequence: MLPTITPDILDLPAGTRIEFPATYAEYEALLDRLGDRAALRLRFRDNQILLMAPLPEHGNQADSLSDLVKVLLRKTGQDWQGYGVMTLRKSGVSGVEPDASFYIQNRQAVLGKPRLDLDFDPPPDLALETDLTSITRIEDYVPFAIPEVWIYKAGQLMIYRFVAGRYLKQNESQVFPDIPVADLLPVYVKRAWQFGSSLALREFEQALQ
- the cysS gene encoding cysteine--tRNA ligase → MSVVLYNTLTRQKEAFETLEPGRVKIYCCGVTVYDYSHLGHARCYVAWDTVRRYLLWRGYAVHYVQNFTDIDDKILNRAKTEHSTMQTVAERYTQAYLEDIARLNVMEADEYTYATKTLDGIQRLIGELETKGYAYPANGDVYYSVRKFDGYGKLSGRKLDDMQAGASGRVAAEESIKQDPFDFALWKGAKDGEPFWESPWGPGRPGWHIECSAMIRERFGATIDIHLGGSDLVFPHHENEIAQSEAATGHPLSRYWMHNGMVNVGGEKMSKSLGNFTTIRDLLDGANAPDPMAVRLFLLQGSYRKPVDFTDEAIAAAQTSWGTLKDGLRFGHQFGARLGWADASDTAFGDPAAMRIDRDSEPVQAFQTAMDDDFNTAGGLAVLFDLAKDLRRAGNVITHTGEADRDSATLRQQWQTLVCLAQVLGLEAQPEVESAPQNGLADDAIEALLAQRREARAAKNFAEGDRIRDLLQAAGITLIDKPGGITEWHR
- a CDS encoding pentapeptide repeat-containing protein, yielding MVSRSRLCRMFVATLMVLTLCLGWGTAAQATSYDRQNLRQSDWSHQDLRGNDYTRADMADADMSHTNLRGVRLFDTTLARANMEGADMTGATLDGARFVQANLTNAILAGAYAFGTDFREAIIDGADFTDVLLDPKVNKMLCDVAQGINPVTGRKTRDTLYCP